The following coding sequences lie in one Zingiber officinale cultivar Zhangliang chromosome 2B, Zo_v1.1, whole genome shotgun sequence genomic window:
- the LOC122049675 gene encoding protein LURP-one-related 5-like, with amino-acid sequence MESDLKASEVAVVGEKFCSQAERELTVRKTSIFFYGDGFAAYDHATGDLVFRVDTYARSGSPAFADRQILLMDPSGDPILTLRRKWPSLHQRWEAFLGERQEGQRPLFTVRRSSIFGSDRSGFVVEADSNGYRIEGCFAKRCCRVIYEGCSGGGGGAAVVAEIKRKVDTLSHVMFGRDVFSLCLHPHCDSAFAMGLVVVLDQITGEESEEEEEQVDSPIAEAAC; translated from the exons ATGGAGAGTGATTTGAAAGCGTCTGAGGTGGCTGTCGTCGGAGAGAAATTTTGCAGCCAGGCGGAGCGGGAGCTGACGGTCCGAaagacctccatcttcttctACGGAGATGGATTCGCCGCCTACGACCACGCCACTGGAGATCTGGTCTTCCGCGTCGACACCTACGCCCGCAGCGGCTCTCCTGCTTTCGCCGATCGCCAGATCCTCCTCATGGATCCCTCCGGCGATCCCATCCTCACCCTCCGCCGCAAG tggCCGAGCTTGCATCAGCGGTGGGAGGCGTTCCTGGGGGAGAGGCAAGAGGGGCAGCGGCCCCTTTTCACTGTGCGGAGGTCCTCCATCTTCGGCAGCGATCGTAGCGGATTCGTGGTGGAGGCGGACTCCAACGGGTACCGAATCGAGGGGTGCTTCGCGAAGCGGTGTTGCCGAGTGATCTACGAGGGCTGCAGCGGTGGCGGAGGAGGAGCGGCGGTGGTGGCTGAGATTAAGCGTAAAGTGGATACTTTGTCGCACGTGATGTTTGGGAGAGACGTGTTCTCGCTCTGCCTTCATCCGCACTGCGATTCTGCCTTCGCGATGGGTCTCGTCGTCGTCCTCGACCAGATCACCGGCGAGGAgtccgaagaagaagaggagcaggTCGATTCTCCGATAGCAGAGGCCGCTTGTTAA
- the LOC122047885 gene encoding protein YIPF1 homolog yields the protein MMSTGVYTSIGDDNNGTNVSGTVPAVVSSADHVALKFKESNLQTFPPSSDSQGKIPVFRPPSDADDTFSKPVRGSYDEPQQSGWMHAFTVVAYKPYFDVDTADVLERIKDSLFPFRGTFADKTSDNPDLYGPFWICTTLVFVAAAIGTFVTYLAHKLQHKEWEYDINLVTWSAGLFYGYVTFVPLGLYIVLKYLSVPSGLVQLWCLFGYSLFVFIPAMCLFIVPVEIFRWVTVCAAGFMSATFVALNLRTHIVSSGERWFLIVAGIFLLQLTLAVVLKLYFFTITV from the exons ATGATGTCGACCGGCGTCTACACCTCCATCGGCGACGACAACAACGGCACCAACGTCTCTGGAACCGTTCCG GCCGTTGTCTCTTCTGCGGATCACGTCGCCCTCAAGTTCAAAG AGTCCAACCTTCAGACCTTTCCTCCTTCTTCGGATTCCCAGGGGAAGATTCCTGTCTTCCGCCCCCCTTCAGATGCCGACG ATACGTTCTCGAAGCCAGTGCGTGGGAGCTACGATGAACCGCAGCAGTCGGGATGGATGCATGCGTTCACTGTGGTTGCTTACAAACCTTATTTCGATGTTGATACCGCTGATGTCTTGGAAAGGATCAAAGATTCGCTTTTCCCGTTCAGAGGGACCTTCGCTGATAAGACATCTGataatcccgacct ATATGGTCCATTCTGGATATGCACCACGTTGGTCTTTGTGGCTGCTGCCATTGGCACATTTGTCACTTATTTAGCACACAAATTGCAGCATAAAGAGTGGGAGTATGATATCAATTTGGTTACTTGGTCTGCTGGTTTGTTTTATGGCTATGTCACTTTCGTTCCTCTCGGTTTATACATCGTACTCAAATACCTCTCCGTGCCATCTGGACTCGTTCAACTTTGGTGTCTATTTGGCTATTCCTTATTCGTTTTCATTCCTGCCATG TGCCTCTTCATTGTACCTGTGGAAATCTTCAGATGGGTGACCGTCTGCGCTGCAGGGTTCATGTCCGCAACCTTTGTCGCGCTTAATCTTCGCACACACATTGTGTCATCTGGGGAGAGGTGGTTCCTAATCGTCGCCGGAATATTTCTGCTCCAGTTGACTCTTGCAGTCGTTTTGAAGCTCTACTTTTTCACGATCACTGTGTGA
- the LOC122047884 gene encoding serine/threonine protein phosphatase 2A 57 kDa regulatory subunit B' kappa isoform-like isoform X1, whose product MWKQLLSKIPRKSSKSDTSSGSLRGHGGSNGVPRGDGNQIQRTSSGNVLPSRATTVKRTASAIFPSSVVTSIEPLLTFKDVPAAEKQNLFLSKLSLCSVIFDFSDLNKNSEKEMKRQALLDLIDYVDSGTSKFTELIISSSCRMFAANLFRAFPPNNRTSTSSGETDEEEPMFDPAWPHLQLVYDLLLKFIESSSFDAKIGKKYVDHSFIVKLLDLFDSEDPRERDCLKTILHRIYGKFMVHRPFIRKAVNNVFYRFVFETDKHNGIAELLEVFGSVISGFALPLKEEHKIFLTKALLPLHKPKTLGVYLQQLTYCVTQFVEKEPKLANGVIKGLLKYWPITSSQKEVMFLSELEEVLEATNMVDLQDCVVPLFQRISLCVTNSHFQVAERALFLWNNDHVISLVSQNRQAIMPLIFPALERNIQCHWNQAVLNLTQNVKKMLSEMDPELYLACERRHEEDEENRKATEERRRMVWEHLETIASFQSVTGNTPVLVRPTITPSITAVIS is encoded by the exons ATGTGGAAGCAACTTCTCAGTAAAATACCTCGGAAGTCCTCCAAATCTGATACGTCTTCTGGTTCTCTTCGTGGCCATGGCGGCAGCAATGGTGTGCCTCGGGGGGACGGGAACCAGATCCAGCGGACAAGCAGTGGTAATGTGCTTCCTTCCCGGGCAACCACAGTGAAGAGGACAGCTTCCGCTATCTTCCCTTCTAGTGTTGTCACCAGCATCGAACCGCTGCTTACATTCAAGGATGTTCCTGCTGCAGAAAAGCAGAACCTTTTCCTCAGCAAATTGAGCCTCTGTAGTGTCATCTTTGATTTCTCAGATCTAAACAAGAATTCGGAGAAGGAAATGAAACGGCAGGCGCTGCTCGACCTCATTGATTATGTTGATTCAGGGACCTCTAAGTTCACCGAACTGATTATCTCCTCTAGCTGTAGGATGTTTGCTGCTAACTTGTTTAGGGCCTTCCCTCCGAACAACCGAACCAGCACTAGTAGCGGGGAGACTGATGAGGAAGAACCAATGTTTGATCCTGCATGGCCCCATTTACAACTTGTTTATGATTTGTTGCTGAAGTTCATAGAGTCCTCATCGTTCGATGCTAAAATTGGAAAGAAATATGTAGATCATTCATTCATTGTGAAATTGCTCGACCTGTTTGATTCAGAGGACCCCAGAGAAAGGGATTGCTTGAAAACCATCTTGCACAGAATCTATGGAAAGTTTATGGTACATCGCCCCTTCATACGAAAAGCAGTCAACAATGTATTTTACCGGTTTGTTTTCGAGACGGATAAGCATAATGGGATTGCAGAATTGTTAGAGGTTTTTGGTAGCGTAATCAGCGGGTTTGCACTGCCATTGAAGGAGGAGCACAAAATATTTTTGACGAAAGCTCTGTTacctcttcataaaccaaagacaCTAGGTGTTTATCTTCAGCAACTAACTTACTGTGTGACACAGTTTGTGGAGAAAGAGCCTAAATTGGCAAATGGAGTGATAAAAGGCCTATTGAAGTATTGGCCGATAACAAGTAGCCAGAAGGAAGTTATGTTTTTGAGCGAGTTGGAGGAAGTATTGGAGGCGACCAACATGGTGGATCTCCAGGATTGTGTGGTTCCATTGTTTCAGAGAATTTCCTTATGTGTCACCAACTCACACTTCCAG GTTGCAGAGAGAGCCCTATTCTTGTGGAACAATGACCATGTCATTAGTCTGGTTTCACAAAATCGACAAGCAATCATGCCTTTGATTTTCCCAGCTCTAGAAAGGAACATCCAATGTCACTGGAATCAAGCTGTTCTCAACCTAACACAAAATGTGAAGAAAATGTTATCAGAGATGGATCCAGAACTCTATTTGGCTTGCGAAAGGCGGCACGAGGAGGATGAAGAGAATAGGAAGGCAACGGAGGAGAGACGGAGGATGGTTTGGGAGCATTTGGAGACTATCGCATCGTTCCAGTCAGTAACTGGGAACACACCTGTACTGGTAAGACCCACAATTACCCCATCGATTACCGCTGTTATTTCGTAA
- the LOC122047884 gene encoding serine/threonine protein phosphatase 2A 57 kDa regulatory subunit B' kappa isoform-like isoform X2 produces MWKQLLSKIPRKSSKSDTSSGSLRGHGGSNGVPRGDGNQIQRTSSGNVLPSRATTVKRTASAIFPSSVVTSIEPLLTFKDVPAAEKQNLFLSKLSLCSVIFDFSDLNKNSEKEMKRQALLDLIDYVDSGTSKFTELIISSSCRMFAANLFRAFPPNNRTSTSSGETDEEEPMFDPAWPHLQLVYDLLLKFIESSSFDAKIGKKYVDHSFIVKLLDLFDSEDPRERDCLKTILHRIYGKFMVHRPFIRKAVNNVFYRFVFETDKHNGIAELLEVFGSVISGFALPLKEEHKIFLTKALLPLHKPKTLGVYLQQLTYCVTQFVEKEPKLANGVIKGLLKYWPITSSQKEVMFLSELEEVLEATNMVDLQDCVVPLFQRISLCVTNSHFQVAERALFLWNNDHVISLVSQNRQAIMPLIFPALERNIQCHWNQAVLNLTQNVKKMLSEMDPELYLACERRHEEDEENRKATEERRRMVWEHLETIASFQSVTGNTPVL; encoded by the exons ATGTGGAAGCAACTTCTCAGTAAAATACCTCGGAAGTCCTCCAAATCTGATACGTCTTCTGGTTCTCTTCGTGGCCATGGCGGCAGCAATGGTGTGCCTCGGGGGGACGGGAACCAGATCCAGCGGACAAGCAGTGGTAATGTGCTTCCTTCCCGGGCAACCACAGTGAAGAGGACAGCTTCCGCTATCTTCCCTTCTAGTGTTGTCACCAGCATCGAACCGCTGCTTACATTCAAGGATGTTCCTGCTGCAGAAAAGCAGAACCTTTTCCTCAGCAAATTGAGCCTCTGTAGTGTCATCTTTGATTTCTCAGATCTAAACAAGAATTCGGAGAAGGAAATGAAACGGCAGGCGCTGCTCGACCTCATTGATTATGTTGATTCAGGGACCTCTAAGTTCACCGAACTGATTATCTCCTCTAGCTGTAGGATGTTTGCTGCTAACTTGTTTAGGGCCTTCCCTCCGAACAACCGAACCAGCACTAGTAGCGGGGAGACTGATGAGGAAGAACCAATGTTTGATCCTGCATGGCCCCATTTACAACTTGTTTATGATTTGTTGCTGAAGTTCATAGAGTCCTCATCGTTCGATGCTAAAATTGGAAAGAAATATGTAGATCATTCATTCATTGTGAAATTGCTCGACCTGTTTGATTCAGAGGACCCCAGAGAAAGGGATTGCTTGAAAACCATCTTGCACAGAATCTATGGAAAGTTTATGGTACATCGCCCCTTCATACGAAAAGCAGTCAACAATGTATTTTACCGGTTTGTTTTCGAGACGGATAAGCATAATGGGATTGCAGAATTGTTAGAGGTTTTTGGTAGCGTAATCAGCGGGTTTGCACTGCCATTGAAGGAGGAGCACAAAATATTTTTGACGAAAGCTCTGTTacctcttcataaaccaaagacaCTAGGTGTTTATCTTCAGCAACTAACTTACTGTGTGACACAGTTTGTGGAGAAAGAGCCTAAATTGGCAAATGGAGTGATAAAAGGCCTATTGAAGTATTGGCCGATAACAAGTAGCCAGAAGGAAGTTATGTTTTTGAGCGAGTTGGAGGAAGTATTGGAGGCGACCAACATGGTGGATCTCCAGGATTGTGTGGTTCCATTGTTTCAGAGAATTTCCTTATGTGTCACCAACTCACACTTCCAG GTTGCAGAGAGAGCCCTATTCTTGTGGAACAATGACCATGTCATTAGTCTGGTTTCACAAAATCGACAAGCAATCATGCCTTTGATTTTCCCAGCTCTAGAAAGGAACATCCAATGTCACTGGAATCAAGCTGTTCTCAACCTAACACAAAATGTGAAGAAAATGTTATCAGAGATGGATCCAGAACTCTATTTGGCTTGCGAAAGGCGGCACGAGGAGGATGAAGAGAATAGGAAGGCAACGGAGGAGAGACGGAGGATGGTTTGGGAGCATTTGGAGACTATCGCATCGTTCCAGTCAGTAACTGGGAACACACCTGTACTG TGA